The Lysinibacillus pakistanensis genome includes a window with the following:
- a CDS encoding class I SAM-dependent methyltransferase codes for MVFIQGSTYLEFLAKFGVGGAHPGGINLSKELFKAESIQQTSHILDVGCGTGQTAAYLATHFQANVTGIEINPIMIEKARHRMKKTRLPVNIIQGSIVQTSLPNESYDMILAESVLAFVDQQRALQEIYRLLKRGGRFIAIEFTMPELLPSQLVEDIQQFYGFNALLMKKDWVVLLQQAGFHNIRIQKNKSISSKPEFNFSKDIESELYDKMDQHIAMSVKYEKILDYRIYSCTK; via the coding sequence GTGGTTTTTATTCAAGGTTCTACTTATCTCGAATTTTTAGCTAAATTTGGTGTTGGGGGCGCACACCCTGGTGGCATTAATCTATCGAAGGAACTATTTAAAGCAGAGAGCATTCAACAAACTTCACATATTTTAGATGTCGGGTGTGGTACAGGGCAAACGGCTGCCTATTTGGCTACTCACTTTCAAGCCAATGTAACGGGAATAGAAATCAATCCCATCATGATAGAGAAAGCTCGTCACAGAATGAAAAAAACACGTTTGCCTGTTAACATCATTCAAGGCTCTATTGTGCAAACTTCATTACCAAATGAGTCATATGACATGATACTCGCTGAATCAGTTCTTGCTTTTGTAGATCAACAACGTGCATTACAGGAAATTTATCGTTTATTGAAGCGAGGTGGACGCTTCATTGCCATTGAATTCACCATGCCAGAATTACTGCCCTCTCAACTAGTAGAAGACATCCAACAATTTTATGGATTTAATGCTCTCCTGATGAAGAAGGATTGGGTAGTCTTATTGCAGCAGGCTGGTTTTCATAATATTCGCATACAAAAAAATAAATCTATCTCATCAAAGCCTGAATTTAATTTCTCCAAAGATATTGAATCAGAGCTATATGATAAAATGGATCAACATATCGCTATGAGCGTTAAATACGAAAAAATTTTGGACTATCGTATTTACTCCTGTACAAAATAA
- a CDS encoding iron-hydroxamate ABC transporter substrate-binding protein, protein MKKWFLPMFMMLVLVLAACGNKEEKTEKDDEGSKEATSAETITYQSEAGPIEVPANPKRVVVLSSFVGDLLQLDVNVVGVDAWAAKNPNFEDAIKDAVVVENTDIEKILELEPDLIIGLNGIENADKLAEIAPTVLFTYGKVDYLQQFIEIGKVVNKEKEATAWVEDFKARAAEAGKKIKEKIGEDATVTVAENFNKQFYIYGDNWGRGTEILYQEMGLKMPEKVKETALEPGYYAISQEVLGDYAGDYVIFSMFQDQDNSFTDAAWFKDLKAVKNGHLFEVNANAFYFNDPITLEHQLKFFEEKFLQ, encoded by the coding sequence ATGAAAAAGTGGTTTTTACCAATGTTTATGATGCTCGTACTAGTCCTTGCGGCGTGCGGCAATAAAGAAGAGAAAACTGAAAAAGATGATGAAGGCTCAAAAGAAGCAACTTCAGCAGAAACAATCACATATCAATCTGAGGCAGGTCCTATTGAAGTCCCAGCAAACCCAAAACGTGTAGTCGTATTATCTTCTTTTGTTGGGGATTTGTTACAGCTTGACGTGAATGTTGTCGGTGTTGATGCATGGGCAGCCAAAAATCCAAACTTCGAAGATGCCATTAAAGATGCAGTCGTTGTTGAAAACACAGATATTGAAAAAATTCTTGAGTTAGAGCCAGATTTAATCATTGGCTTAAATGGTATTGAAAATGCTGATAAATTAGCAGAAATTGCACCGACTGTATTATTTACGTATGGAAAAGTGGATTATTTACAGCAATTTATTGAAATCGGAAAAGTAGTGAACAAAGAAAAAGAAGCAACAGCATGGGTAGAAGATTTTAAAGCGCGTGCAGCAGAAGCTGGTAAAAAAATCAAAGAAAAAATTGGTGAAGATGCGACTGTAACAGTGGCAGAAAACTTTAATAAACAATTTTATATTTATGGCGATAACTGGGGTCGTGGAACAGAGATTTTATATCAAGAAATGGGCTTGAAAATGCCTGAGAAAGTAAAAGAAACAGCTTTAGAGCCGGGCTACTATGCCATTTCTCAAGAAGTTTTAGGGGACTATGCAGGTGACTATGTGATTTTCAGTATGTTCCAAGACCAGGATAATTCTTTTACAGATGCAGCATGGTTTAAAGATTTAAAAGCGGTGAAAAATGGTCATTTATTTGAAGTAAATGCGAATGCCTTTTACTTCAATGATCCGATTACACTAGAACATCAACTGAAGTTCTTTGAAGAGAAATTTTTACAATAA
- a CDS encoding ankyrin repeat domain-containing protein, with protein MQTVVIALTFVLQGCASNDTEAIKLDKGGYEEMATDLTSQLFQAVEKGELDTLQNALDQKVDINAQDSKKRTALMIATYNQDVEAVKLLIDAGANVNIQDDLLNTPFLYAGAEGYLDILKLTIQAGADPTIVNRYGGTALIPAAEHGHVEVIEELLNNTTIDVNHVNRLGWTALMEAIILNNGNLIQQTVVQLLIDHGADVNIPDNDNVTPLQHAKKQGFKEIENILFTAGAE; from the coding sequence ATGCAGACAGTCGTCATAGCTTTAACATTTGTACTTCAAGGATGTGCCTCAAATGATACTGAGGCTATAAAGCTTGATAAAGGAGGATACGAGGAGATGGCTACAGATTTGACAAGTCAATTGTTTCAAGCAGTAGAAAAAGGGGAGTTGGACACGCTCCAAAATGCTTTGGATCAAAAGGTGGATATCAATGCCCAGGATTCAAAAAAACGAACAGCATTAATGATTGCCACGTACAATCAGGATGTTGAAGCAGTAAAATTATTAATTGATGCAGGTGCCAATGTCAATATTCAGGATGATTTACTAAACACGCCTTTTCTATATGCAGGTGCAGAAGGCTATCTGGATATATTAAAACTCACGATTCAAGCAGGCGCAGATCCTACCATTGTAAATCGCTATGGAGGAACGGCATTAATTCCAGCAGCAGAGCATGGTCATGTCGAGGTCATAGAGGAATTATTGAACAATACGACTATTGACGTCAACCATGTGAATCGTTTGGGATGGACTGCATTGATGGAGGCGATTATTCTAAATAATGGAAACCTGATACAGCAAACGGTAGTTCAATTATTAATTGACCATGGTGCCGATGTGAATATACCAGATAATGATAATGTGACACCATTACAGCATGCGAAAAAGCAAGGATTCAAAGAGATTGAAAATATCCTTTTCACAGCAGGTGCTGAATAA
- a CDS encoding response regulator transcription factor, with translation MIRVLLAEDQQMLRGALTSLLSFEPDIEVIAEVSDGQKAWDYIQQELPDVCLVDIEMPNLSGLELAEKIKEAHLPCKVMIVTTFARPGYLQKAMDCEVHGYLLKDEPIDYLIATIRKIMQGEKVVSKDLAATLFMKEQNPLNEREIAVLQLVKEGLTTHEISKQLFLTKGTIRNYLSTSIQKLQVESRQQAAQVASEKGWL, from the coding sequence ATGATACGTGTTTTGCTAGCAGAGGACCAACAAATGTTACGTGGTGCCTTAACATCCCTTTTGTCATTTGAACCAGATATTGAGGTAATAGCTGAAGTTTCAGATGGGCAAAAAGCATGGGACTACATCCAACAGGAGCTACCTGATGTTTGCTTAGTAGATATTGAAATGCCTAATCTATCAGGATTAGAGCTTGCTGAAAAAATTAAAGAGGCTCATTTACCCTGTAAAGTGATGATTGTCACAACGTTTGCACGTCCTGGCTATTTACAAAAAGCAATGGATTGTGAGGTGCATGGCTATCTACTGAAGGATGAGCCGATAGATTATTTAATTGCTACTATTCGAAAAATTATGCAGGGTGAAAAGGTTGTTAGTAAGGATTTAGCAGCTACCTTATTTATGAAGGAGCAAAATCCTTTGAATGAGCGAGAAATTGCCGTTTTACAGCTGGTGAAGGAAGGCTTGACCACTCATGAAATCAGTAAACAATTATTCTTAACAAAAGGTACTATTCGCAATTACTTATCGACCTCTATTCAAAAGCTTCAAGTTGAATCTAGACAGCAAGCTGCTCAAGTTGCTAGTGAGAAAGGCTGGCTATAA
- a CDS encoding PepSY-associated TM helix domain-containing protein: MKNLLYKRFWRLHFFAALFITPLLLSLTLSGIGYLFFTDIENQLYDDYFFGKSHKEEVLTIDEAVEKAEAAFAGYSTTKVIMLEEPYNTRLTLSNGKEEKYVFLDDNNQMVGSQDANYTFSNIMRNTHSSLFIGGTFVNYLVELAACWTIFLLLSGLYMTFKGNLLKKPKSENKRQKSKRYHALVGTIITIPMVMFISTGLLWSAFQGSILADIASESPTFGYPLLQQKPPTSDVSEIPWATRQLEAPTSEGEHAQHHGGGAVRYTNDNQISIANLEKEITAMNIAKPYSIIYPSNAEGIYTVAKASNSGVTGLDVKPTEEATMYFDQYSGKFIDQVNYEDYGMLAKFFTWGIPLHEGHLFGWPNKLLNLVVCLAFLAVIAWGIRTWILRKKKGELSAPPQISHKISIPFVSFLILLGILMPLFGASLIAVVLIEFIILGWQTKKKLRAEEVK; this comes from the coding sequence ATGAAAAATTTACTTTATAAAAGATTTTGGCGACTGCATTTTTTCGCAGCACTTTTTATTACGCCATTGCTTCTATCACTAACATTGAGTGGAATTGGTTATCTTTTTTTCACAGATATTGAGAATCAGTTATATGATGATTACTTCTTTGGCAAAAGTCATAAAGAAGAGGTCTTAACAATTGATGAAGCCGTAGAAAAAGCAGAAGCTGCATTTGCAGGATATTCTACTACTAAAGTGATTATGTTAGAAGAACCATATAATACTCGTTTAACATTATCAAATGGGAAAGAAGAGAAATACGTATTTTTAGATGACAATAATCAAATGGTAGGCAGTCAGGATGCCAATTACACATTTTCTAATATTATGAGAAATACGCATAGCTCCCTATTTATTGGTGGTACATTTGTCAATTATTTAGTAGAACTAGCGGCATGCTGGACGATCTTTTTATTACTGTCAGGACTTTATATGACCTTTAAAGGGAATTTATTGAAAAAGCCCAAGTCTGAAAATAAACGACAAAAAAGTAAAAGATACCATGCGCTTGTTGGGACGATCATTACGATTCCAATGGTGATGTTCATTTCTACAGGGCTTTTATGGTCTGCCTTTCAAGGTTCGATACTTGCTGATATAGCGTCAGAAAGCCCAACTTTCGGTTACCCATTATTACAGCAAAAGCCACCAACTTCTGATGTGTCTGAAATTCCATGGGCAACCCGTCAATTAGAAGCACCAACATCTGAGGGTGAACATGCTCAGCATCATGGTGGAGGCGCTGTCCGTTATACAAACGACAACCAAATTTCGATCGCTAATCTTGAAAAAGAAATTACTGCCATGAATATCGCCAAGCCTTATTCGATTATTTATCCTTCAAATGCTGAGGGCATCTATACAGTAGCAAAGGCTAGTAACTCTGGTGTAACAGGTCTCGATGTCAAGCCCACAGAAGAAGCAACTATGTATTTTGATCAATATAGCGGCAAGTTTATTGATCAAGTTAACTACGAGGATTATGGTATGTTGGCTAAGTTCTTTACATGGGGAATTCCTTTACATGAAGGTCACTTGTTCGGATGGCCAAATAAGTTATTAAACCTTGTTGTCTGTCTAGCCTTTTTAGCAGTGATTGCATGGGGAATTCGCACATGGATTTTACGGAAGAAAAAAGGGGAGCTATCTGCGCCACCACAAATTTCTCATAAAATTTCAATACCTTTCGTTAGTTTCCTCATACTTTTAGGAATTTTAATGCCATTGTTTGGTGCCTCATTGATTGCTGTGGTGTTGATTGAATTCATAATCTTAGGCTGGCAAACAAAGAAGAAATTAAGAGCAGAAGAGGTTAAATAA
- a CDS encoding DUF418 domain-containing protein: protein MQTQQRLPFIDMLRGFAVLGTLGTNIWIFAYLGDLSYITTSNYSGWWSLNDFLRMLVLFLVNGKLLGLLTIMFGVGLQLKYQQALRKGNAWPGMYLWTIIFLGLEGLLHYTLVMEYDILMSYAITAFIVAFIIRLGDKAMTWSFYLFGSFHILLIMLIFISSLQGAMVSFNGMESVAALYENGTWLAQVQHRLTNFLFYRTEAIFIIPMNVFLFILGVKFMRNEVFSSTDKGRQARHKLFKIGVFIGIPLNLLIFIPGGLFDFPVRYLCAPILSIGYIGILGKLVEYKRLDWLWHRFADVGKMSLSCYVLQNVLASIIFYGWGLGLGGQLNSILIISIWLALSCLQLVLASFWQQQFHIGPLEWIRKKTIQAMTKH from the coding sequence ATGCAAACACAACAAAGACTCCCCTTTATTGATATGTTAAGAGGCTTCGCCGTTTTAGGGACTCTTGGCACAAACATCTGGATTTTTGCCTATCTTGGCGATCTATCGTATATCACAACGAGTAACTATAGTGGTTGGTGGTCCTTGAATGATTTTTTACGAATGTTAGTATTATTTTTAGTCAATGGTAAACTGCTTGGGCTGTTAACAATTATGTTTGGCGTAGGCTTACAATTAAAATATCAGCAAGCGTTACGAAAAGGAAATGCTTGGCCTGGCATGTACCTTTGGACAATTATTTTTTTAGGTTTGGAAGGGCTACTTCATTACACACTTGTCATGGAATATGATATTCTAATGAGCTATGCTATAACAGCTTTCATCGTTGCCTTTATTATAAGATTAGGCGACAAAGCAATGACATGGTCTTTCTATCTTTTTGGTAGCTTTCACATCCTCCTGATTATGCTTATTTTTATTAGCTCATTACAAGGGGCAATGGTTTCCTTCAATGGCATGGAGTCAGTTGCTGCATTGTATGAAAATGGCACATGGCTAGCTCAAGTACAGCATCGCCTGACAAACTTTTTGTTTTATCGCACGGAAGCTATTTTTATTATCCCTATGAATGTCTTTTTATTTATACTAGGTGTAAAGTTTATGCGTAACGAGGTTTTTTCATCGACAGACAAAGGACGTCAGGCTCGACACAAGCTTTTCAAAATCGGTGTATTCATTGGTATCCCTTTAAATCTACTTATTTTTATTCCTGGGGGACTTTTTGATTTTCCTGTTCGTTATTTATGTGCGCCGATTTTATCGATTGGCTATATTGGAATTTTAGGTAAACTGGTAGAATATAAAAGGCTAGATTGGCTTTGGCACCGCTTTGCAGATGTCGGCAAAATGTCTTTGAGCTGTTATGTCCTACAAAACGTGCTTGCGTCTATTATTTTTTATGGCTGGGGGCTTGGGCTTGGTGGACAATTAAATAGCATTCTTATTATTAGCATTTGGCTAGCTTTATCTTGCCTTCAACTAGTTCTAGCATCATTTTGGCAGCAGCAGTTTCATATAGGCCCATTGGAATGGATTCGGAAAAAAACTATTCAAGCCATGACAAAGCATTAA
- a CDS encoding ABC transporter ATP-binding protein produces MRLEIESIRVGYENKTIVHGLSLQIPDGKITTIIGSNGCGKSTLLKAITRILKHESGQVILDGQNISKMKTKELAKELAILPQSPESAHGLTVEELVSYGRFPYQKGFGNLSQKDKDVIDWALQVTKTEDFRVQSVDALSGGQRQRVWIAMALAQETDIIFLDEPTTYLDMAHQLEVLELLYRLNEEQGRTIVMVLHDLNQAARFSDYIVALSQGELVKFGTAEEVMVPEVLKKVFNIDPVIGQDPRTNKPMCITYNLLQTV; encoded by the coding sequence TTGCGCTTAGAAATTGAATCGATTCGTGTTGGCTATGAAAATAAAACGATTGTACATGGCTTATCGCTACAAATTCCAGATGGCAAAATCACAACGATCATTGGCTCCAATGGTTGTGGGAAATCCACCTTATTAAAGGCCATTACACGTATTTTAAAGCATGAGAGTGGACAGGTCATACTTGATGGTCAAAATATTTCCAAGATGAAAACGAAAGAATTGGCAAAAGAACTGGCCATCTTACCACAAAGTCCAGAAAGTGCACATGGTTTAACAGTGGAAGAGCTTGTATCCTACGGTCGATTTCCCTATCAAAAGGGCTTTGGCAATTTATCACAAAAGGATAAAGATGTTATTGACTGGGCTTTACAGGTGACAAAAACCGAAGACTTCCGCGTGCAATCTGTAGATGCTTTATCAGGTGGACAGCGTCAACGGGTATGGATTGCGATGGCATTAGCTCAAGAAACTGACATCATCTTTTTAGATGAGCCAACAACATATTTAGATATGGCACATCAATTAGAGGTTTTAGAGCTGCTTTACAGGCTGAATGAAGAACAAGGGCGCACGATTGTCATGGTACTCCATGACCTAAATCAAGCGGCACGTTTCTCTGATTATATTGTGGCACTGTCACAAGGGGAGCTTGTAAAGTTTGGAACAGCCGAGGAAGTTATGGTACCAGAAGTATTAAAAAAAGTGTTTAATATTGATCCAGTTATTGGCCAAGATCCACGAACAAACAAACCAATGTGCATTACATATAACTTATTACAAACCGTATAA
- a CDS encoding sensor histidine kinase: MSIKTRFLLSYVGVIIIAITLLLASVFLFSFAITGDVKAIEHFYKKSYVQKPLTTVEENAFLDLKLLAKNNPLQLLDIEQLQKINAPSIETVVRKDHQIVYASQKDHEKLLLKSLPGFEATNINSRDTIMINQAFYTYVKFDFYFPDKSEGSIFVLREVSSHAELTRELLPILLGILFLLFMMIIGLLNYLVSRSIINPITALREGAERIKSGDLDFEITSGSNDEIGQLNRSFEEMRVKLKESVKLQLQYEENRKELLSNISHDLKTPMTSIIGYVEGIKDGVANTEEKMDKYLTTIYTKAKDMDLLIDELFLFSKLDLKKIPFQMESVNLHQYMHDYVEDASFDFIARDIHIQYISAGSALFAMADRDKLRRVLSNLLSNSEKYMDKPYKQVIISLHEQVEDAIIQVTDNGMGIDPTALPYIFDRFYRAEPSRNSQTGGSGLGLAIAKQIVLEMGGDIWAKSELTKGTSIFISLKKAEER; this comes from the coding sequence ATGTCCATTAAAACAAGGTTTTTGCTATCTTATGTAGGGGTAATTATTATTGCTATCACGCTTTTATTAGCATCAGTTTTTCTTTTTTCCTTTGCGATAACAGGTGATGTCAAAGCAATTGAGCATTTTTACAAAAAATCCTATGTACAAAAGCCTTTAACAACAGTAGAAGAAAATGCTTTTCTCGATTTAAAATTACTGGCAAAAAATAATCCCCTGCAGCTATTAGACATCGAACAGCTACAGAAAATAAATGCACCATCCATTGAAACCGTTGTGCGAAAAGATCATCAAATTGTTTATGCATCACAGAAAGATCATGAAAAATTATTGCTAAAAAGTTTACCAGGTTTTGAAGCAACCAATATTAATTCACGCGACACAATTATGATTAATCAAGCATTTTATACGTATGTTAAGTTCGATTTTTATTTTCCTGACAAATCAGAGGGGAGTATTTTTGTTTTGAGAGAGGTTAGTTCCCATGCGGAATTAACACGAGAGCTTTTACCTATTCTTCTAGGTATTTTATTTCTATTATTTATGATGATTATTGGCTTATTAAATTATCTAGTATCTAGAAGTATCATTAATCCAATTACAGCTTTAAGGGAGGGTGCTGAGCGAATTAAATCAGGAGACTTAGATTTTGAAATTACTTCTGGCTCGAATGATGAAATTGGTCAGCTCAATCGATCATTTGAGGAAATGAGAGTAAAGCTAAAGGAATCCGTCAAACTTCAGCTTCAATATGAAGAAAATCGCAAAGAATTATTATCAAACATCTCGCATGATTTAAAAACGCCCATGACCTCAATTATTGGTTATGTAGAAGGGATTAAAGATGGCGTGGCAAATACAGAGGAGAAAATGGATAAATATTTAACAACCATCTATACGAAGGCAAAGGATATGGATTTATTAATCGATGAGCTCTTCTTATTTTCTAAATTAGACTTAAAGAAGATTCCTTTTCAAATGGAAAGTGTGAATCTTCATCAATATATGCACGATTATGTGGAGGATGCTAGCTTTGACTTTATTGCAAGAGACATTCATATACAATATATATCAGCGGGTTCAGCTCTTTTTGCCATGGCTGATCGTGATAAATTAAGACGAGTACTGTCAAATTTATTAAGCAATAGTGAAAAATATATGGATAAACCATACAAGCAAGTTATTATTTCTCTGCATGAGCAAGTAGAAGATGCAATTATACAAGTAACAGACAATGGTATGGGCATAGACCCGACAGCTTTACCGTATATTTTTGATCGTTTTTATCGTGCGGAGCCCTCTCGAAATTCACAAACAGGAGGCAGTGGTTTAGGGTTGGCTATTGCAAAACAAATCGTGCTTGAAATGGGTGGCGATATTTGGGCGAAGAGCGAATTAACAAAGGGGACTAGCATATTCATTTCATTGAAAAAGGCTGAGGAGAGGTGA
- a CDS encoding SHOCT domain-containing protein has protein sequence MHVAVEIKKAIENFKAIQKETSSAPAVAPKEKDMYDVADEIRELKDLLDAGILTQDEFDAKKKQLLGI, from the coding sequence ATGCATGTTGCTGTTGAAATTAAGAAAGCTATTGAAAATTTTAAGGCAATACAAAAGGAAACTTCCTCTGCACCAGCTGTAGCTCCAAAAGAAAAGGATATGTACGATGTTGCTGACGAAATCCGCGAATTAAAGGATTTATTAGATGCAGGAATTTTAACACAAGACGAATTTGACGCGAAGAAAAAGCAATTGTTAGGAATCTAG
- a CDS encoding FecCD family ABC transporter permease, whose product MTKFRQFPFWLQVLLALIILIGTAAISLCLGAANTSIQDVYQAIVGQSGGKHYTILRDIRFPRILAAIFVGSALAVAGAIMQGVTRNPLADPGLLGLTAGANAALALTMAFIPKFSYYTLIVACFIGAGIGMMIVYGIGASTKKGFSPLRLVLAGAAVTALLQAIAEGTGILFQISKDVSMWTSGGFIGTTWQALLIVPVIVLGLLLSFAFSRQLTILSLNEEVAVGVGQNTTLIKGIMMFVVVILAGSAVALVGNLAFVGLMVPHIVRVFVGTDYRFVLPMSAIVGGWFMVTADFAGRMINAPFETPVVAIISILGLPFFLLLVQKGGRQFV is encoded by the coding sequence ATGACAAAGTTTCGACAGTTTCCATTTTGGCTTCAGGTATTGCTTGCATTAATCATATTAATCGGCACGGCTGCTATCTCGCTGTGCTTAGGTGCAGCAAATACGAGCATTCAGGATGTTTATCAAGCAATTGTCGGACAAAGTGGTGGCAAGCATTACACGATTTTACGTGACATTCGGTTTCCTCGTATCCTTGCTGCTATTTTTGTTGGCAGTGCACTGGCTGTGGCGGGGGCGATTATGCAAGGGGTCACACGAAATCCATTAGCTGATCCAGGGCTACTTGGTTTAACGGCAGGGGCAAATGCTGCCCTTGCGCTAACGATGGCATTTATCCCGAAATTCTCCTATTATACATTAATTGTAGCCTGCTTTATTGGAGCTGGAATTGGCATGATGATCGTTTATGGGATTGGGGCCTCTACCAAGAAAGGCTTCTCTCCATTGAGGCTTGTTTTAGCAGGTGCGGCAGTGACTGCTTTATTACAAGCGATCGCTGAAGGCACAGGCATCTTATTTCAAATTTCCAAGGATGTATCAATGTGGACAAGTGGTGGCTTTATTGGCACAACATGGCAGGCTTTATTGATAGTCCCTGTGATTGTCCTCGGGCTACTACTGTCATTTGCTTTTAGTCGTCAATTAACGATTTTAAGCTTAAATGAAGAAGTAGCGGTTGGTGTTGGGCAAAATACAACATTGATTAAAGGAATCATGATGTTTGTTGTGGTCATCCTGGCAGGCTCTGCTGTGGCACTCGTTGGAAATCTAGCATTTGTTGGCTTAATGGTGCCGCACATTGTTCGTGTGTTTGTAGGGACAGACTACCGTTTTGTATTACCGATGAGCGCCATTGTTGGCGGTTGGTTTATGGTGACCGCTGATTTTGCAGGGCGCATGATTAATGCACCATTTGAGACGCCAGTTGTAGCGATTATCTCAATTCTTGGTCTTCCATTCTTCCTATTATTAGTGCAGAAGGGAGGACGACAATTTGTTTAA
- a CDS encoding sensor histidine kinase produces the protein MYYVEKSKNLQSELADVNTKLVQQEERQRIARDLHDTIGHTLTMIKVKTELTTKLIDRDSTSVKQELNDILATTRTALKQVRELVSDMNFVSLHTELLHCQQLLQSANITTTINNQCPKIVLSSVEETMLALCVREATTNMLKHSKAKNCHITIQCQNSQYRLTIKDDGIGIQQKGLGNGINSMKERMYALQGDAMFDGNTPTGTRVLFSIPIQDGKEPPT, from the coding sequence ATTTATTATGTAGAAAAGTCGAAGAATCTACAATCCGAATTAGCTGATGTCAATACCAAGCTCGTTCAACAAGAGGAAAGACAGCGTATTGCTAGGGATCTTCACGACACGATTGGTCATACCTTAACGATGATTAAAGTTAAAACAGAACTTACAACAAAACTTATTGATCGAGATTCTACAAGCGTTAAACAAGAACTAAATGATATATTAGCTACAACACGTACAGCCTTAAAACAAGTACGTGAACTAGTATCTGATATGAATTTTGTTTCGTTACATACGGAGCTACTTCACTGCCAGCAGCTTCTACAAAGTGCTAATATTACTACAACCATAAACAATCAATGCCCTAAAATCGTTCTTTCAAGTGTAGAGGAAACGATGCTAGCTTTATGTGTACGAGAAGCTACCACCAATATGCTCAAGCATAGCAAGGCAAAAAACTGCCACATTACGATACAATGTCAAAATAGCCAATATAGGCTTACTATCAAAGACGACGGGATTGGAATACAACAAAAAGGACTTGGTAATGGCATCAACTCGATGAAAGAAAGAATGTATGCTCTTCAAGGTGATGCCATGTTTGATGGGAATACACCGACAGGTACGAGGGTGTTATTCAGCATACCAATTCAAGATGGAAAGGAGCCTCCAACATGA
- a CDS encoding response regulator transcription factor, with protein sequence MKKILLIEDEVSIAELQRDYLEINDFTVDIQHNGDDGLKHALQGDYDLIILDIMLPGMNGFEICKQIRAVNNIPILFVSAKKEDIDKIRGLGLGADDYITKPFSPSELVARVKAHLSRYERLATNQQTNHMMSIHGITIDTSARKVFVNGEEIAFTTKEFDLLVFFVKHPNQVLSKEQLYERNWGYESAADVSTVTVHIRKLREKIEHDPAQPKFLETVWGAGYRLNV encoded by the coding sequence ATGAAAAAAATACTGCTAATTGAAGATGAAGTGAGCATTGCGGAGCTCCAACGTGATTATTTAGAGATCAATGATTTTACTGTAGACATACAGCATAATGGAGATGATGGTCTGAAACATGCATTACAGGGTGATTATGATTTAATTATTTTGGATATTATGCTTCCTGGGATGAATGGCTTTGAAATTTGTAAACAGATTCGTGCAGTGAACAACATCCCAATATTATTTGTTTCAGCCAAAAAAGAGGATATTGATAAAATTCGTGGTCTTGGTCTAGGGGCAGATGATTATATTACAAAGCCATTTAGTCCAAGTGAACTTGTCGCTAGGGTCAAGGCACATTTATCAAGATATGAGCGTCTAGCCACAAACCAGCAAACGAACCATATGATGTCCATACATGGCATTACAATCGATACATCTGCCAGAAAGGTCTTCGTGAATGGCGAAGAAATTGCCTTTACCACAAAGGAATTTGATTTACTCGTGTTTTTTGTCAAACATCCAAATCAAGTATTAAGTAAAGAGCAGCTATATGAAAGGAACTGGGGCTATGAATCGGCTGCGGATGTTTCCACAGTTACGGTGCATATCCGAAAGCTTCGTGAAAAAATTGAACATGATCCAGCTCAGCCAAAGTTTTTGGAAACTGTGTGGGGGGCAGGATACCGCTTAAATGTTTAA